In Zonotrichia albicollis isolate bZonAlb1 chromosome 3, bZonAlb1.hap1, whole genome shotgun sequence, a single window of DNA contains:
- the HLX gene encoding H2.0-like homeobox protein isoform X1: MYTAGLAPFYASNFSLWSAAYCSASGPAAGGCFSLDAAAAKKPSFCIADILHAGGEAAAGAADSLPGGPGTGMPAALGAVHHGGPFHAAASPLRPTPVVAPDAPAAFPPRLSPLSSAYHSHHHRPPQHRGPAAAAAAGGGGAPAPARLPGGHTHGSAPAPASKDLKFGIDRILSAEFDPKVKEGNTLRDLTSLLTTSRQTGVHLPNLQPSAGQFFASLDPINEASAILGPLNTNPRSSVQHQFQDTFPGPYAVLTKDTLPQTYKRKRSWSRAVFSNLQRKGLEKRFEIQKYVTKPDRKQLAAMLGLTDAQVKVWFQNRRMKWRHSKEAQAQKDKETQPEPEPAAQRAGTSAPAAPGEPERSPSRSDGDSDSSDAESLDMAPSDTERTEGAERSLPAAGLGKSSGSAGLPSPPPASPEPRGGL, translated from the exons ATGTACACGGCCGGGCTGGCTCCTTTCTACGCCTCCAACTTCAGCTTGTGGTCAGCGGCGTACTGCTCTGCAtcggggccggcggccggcGGCTGCTTCTCTCTGGACGCCGCGGCGGCCAAGAAGCCGTCCTTCTGCATCGCCGACATCCTCCACGCCGGCGGCGAGGCGGCGGCCGGAGCCGCCGACAGCCTGCCCGGAGGGCCGGGCACCGGGATGCCGGCCGCGCTGGGAGCCGTGCACCACGGCGGGCCCTTCCACGCCGCGGCCTCGCCGCTCCGGCCCACGCCCGTCGTGGCCCCCGACGCCCCCGCCGCGTTCCCGCCGCGCCTCTCGCCGCTCTCCAGCGCCTACCACTCCCACCACCACCGCCCCCCGCAGCACCGGggccccgcggcggcggcggcggcgggcggcggagGCGCCCCGGCCCCCGCCCGGCTGCCCGGCGGCCACACGCACGGCTCGGCGCCGGCGCCCGCCAGCAAGGACCTGAAATTCGGCATCGACCGCATTTTATCGGCGGAGTTTGACCCCAAAGTCAAGGAAGGCAACACGCTGAGAG ATCTGACCTCCTTATTAACTACGAGCCGCCAAACTGGGGTTCATCTCCCCAACTTGCAGCCTTCCGCCGGCCAGTTCTTCGCGTCTCTAGACCCTATTAACGAGGCCTCTGCTATCCTGGGTCCCTTAAACACAAACCCAAGGAGCTCAGTGCAGCATCAGTTTCAAGACACTTTTCCAG GTCCGTACGCAGTTCTAACCAAGGACACGCTGCCCCAGACGTACAAGAGGAAACGTTCCTGGTCCAGGGCTGTTTTTTCCAACCTGCAGAGGAAAGGTTTAGAAAAACGGTTCGAAATCCAGAAGTATGTCACCAAACCGGACAGGAAGCAACTGGCGGCGATGCTGGGGCTGACAGATGCTCAA GTGAAGGTGTGGTTCCAGAACCGGCGGATGAAGTGGCGGCACTCCAAGGAAGCGCAGGCCCAGAAGGACAAGGAGACGCAGCCGGAGCCGGAGCCGGCGGCCCAGCGAGCCGGCACATCagcgcccgccgcccccggggAGCCCGAGCGCAGCCCCAGCCGCTCCGACGGCGACAGCGACAGCAGCGACGCTGAGTCCCTCGACATGGCCCCCAGCGACACGGAACGGACTGAGGGCGCCGAGCGGAGCCTGCCGGCCGCCGGGCTGGGCAAGTCCTCCGGCAGCGCCGGCCTGCCTTCCCCGCCGCCCGCCAGCCCCGAGCCGCGGGGCGGTCTATAG
- the HLX gene encoding H2.0-like homeobox protein isoform X2, with protein MYTAGLAPFYASNFSLWSAAYCSASGPAAGGCFSLDAAAAKKPSFCIADILHAGGEAAAGAADSLPGGPGTGMPAALGAVHHGGPFHAAASPLRPTPVVAPDAPAAFPPRLSPLSSAYHSHHHRPPQHRGPAAAAAAGGGGAPAPARLPGGHTHGSAPAPASKDLKFGIDRILSAEFDPKVKEGNTLRGPYAVLTKDTLPQTYKRKRSWSRAVFSNLQRKGLEKRFEIQKYVTKPDRKQLAAMLGLTDAQVKVWFQNRRMKWRHSKEAQAQKDKETQPEPEPAAQRAGTSAPAAPGEPERSPSRSDGDSDSSDAESLDMAPSDTERTEGAERSLPAAGLGKSSGSAGLPSPPPASPEPRGGL; from the exons ATGTACACGGCCGGGCTGGCTCCTTTCTACGCCTCCAACTTCAGCTTGTGGTCAGCGGCGTACTGCTCTGCAtcggggccggcggccggcGGCTGCTTCTCTCTGGACGCCGCGGCGGCCAAGAAGCCGTCCTTCTGCATCGCCGACATCCTCCACGCCGGCGGCGAGGCGGCGGCCGGAGCCGCCGACAGCCTGCCCGGAGGGCCGGGCACCGGGATGCCGGCCGCGCTGGGAGCCGTGCACCACGGCGGGCCCTTCCACGCCGCGGCCTCGCCGCTCCGGCCCACGCCCGTCGTGGCCCCCGACGCCCCCGCCGCGTTCCCGCCGCGCCTCTCGCCGCTCTCCAGCGCCTACCACTCCCACCACCACCGCCCCCCGCAGCACCGGggccccgcggcggcggcggcggcgggcggcggagGCGCCCCGGCCCCCGCCCGGCTGCCCGGCGGCCACACGCACGGCTCGGCGCCGGCGCCCGCCAGCAAGGACCTGAAATTCGGCATCGACCGCATTTTATCGGCGGAGTTTGACCCCAAAGTCAAGGAAGGCAACACGCTGAGAG GTCCGTACGCAGTTCTAACCAAGGACACGCTGCCCCAGACGTACAAGAGGAAACGTTCCTGGTCCAGGGCTGTTTTTTCCAACCTGCAGAGGAAAGGTTTAGAAAAACGGTTCGAAATCCAGAAGTATGTCACCAAACCGGACAGGAAGCAACTGGCGGCGATGCTGGGGCTGACAGATGCTCAA GTGAAGGTGTGGTTCCAGAACCGGCGGATGAAGTGGCGGCACTCCAAGGAAGCGCAGGCCCAGAAGGACAAGGAGACGCAGCCGGAGCCGGAGCCGGCGGCCCAGCGAGCCGGCACATCagcgcccgccgcccccggggAGCCCGAGCGCAGCCCCAGCCGCTCCGACGGCGACAGCGACAGCAGCGACGCTGAGTCCCTCGACATGGCCCCCAGCGACACGGAACGGACTGAGGGCGCCGAGCGGAGCCTGCCGGCCGCCGGGCTGGGCAAGTCCTCCGGCAGCGCCGGCCTGCCTTCCCCGCCGCCCGCCAGCCCCGAGCCGCGGGGCGGTCTATAG